CCCGTCAGGCGACAGCCGCAGATTGGAAATTGTTGACGACTGCATCGGCGTTCGATCAACGAGCGCCAGCGTGCCGCCGGGTTGAGCGCCGCTGACGCGCAAGACGGCGAACATGGCGCTGAGTCGTGAAGCTGTCAACACGCTCGTATCGCCTGCCGCGAGGTCCAGACCTTGAATGCAGCCGACCATCGTAAACGGCGAACTGGGGCGGAATGTGGGCGTGCCCGTGCTGATTCCATCCAGGAAGATCAGCCCGCCGCAACCGGTGCTGATGGCCACGCTGTTGCCTGAGTCAAACATGGCGATGTCCAGTTCTGTTCCCAACGTCGCGCCCGGAATGGGCAATGATGTGCCACGCTGTCGTGGCGCGTCAGGAAGTCCTTCAAAGATCGTGGCCGTCGGCGGATTCTCCTGACCATTGAGAATGACAGCCCGTGTGCCATCCGGCGTGATCGCGACAGCGTTTGGTCCGCTTCCCGTGGTAAACAGGCGAGTCTCTCGCGGCTGCGCTGTGTCCAGAGCGGTGATCACCGAGGCCAATCGCTCTCGTGGACTCAGCGCCAGCGCATACGTGCCGGTTGGTGAAACGGCGAGTTCGGTCGTTGTGCCGGTGGTGAAGATAGTTCCTATGATTCTGATCTCGTTTGGTCCGACCCGAACCATGGTGATGTCGCCCGAGCCGGGCATCGAGCCGCCACGGCCTGCTGCCACTAGCGCGATGAAGCTCGCCGATGATTGAGCCACCGCGGGTCGCGCCGGCGGCATGAGGAGCAAGCTGCCGAGCAAGATGACACATGTGATAACGATACCAACTGACCTCATATTCTCCCTCGTTAAGCTATGGCGCAACTGATGACAACTCCACGCTGGATCGTCTGTTCGAGCTGCACCCGGCCATGGCATTATCCGGGCATTGAGCCATGTGTCCGAAGAAAATTGAGAAACTCGCGTCGCGTTCTCGGACCATAGGTCGCGAAACTCGGCTGCGGATCGTTTTGATATTCCACGCGCCGTCGCTGAATTTCGTCGCGAGCGATCTGTTTCTTGGCTTCCGGTGGATTGATGCCGTAGGGCACGGTCGCATTAAGTCCGAAGATTTTGGCTTTGAGTTCGGGCGTCAGCGCCGGATAGCCGAATCGTTCTTGAAACTCTGTTGAGATTTGAAACGCGCGGAACGCATTGATCTGGTCTTGCGGCGATCCATACCAGATGGAATCCGTGCCCCACAACACGCGATCCTGACCAACATACTTCAACAGCTTTCCGATGACGTGAGCGGCGACCGTCGGGTTGCCCATGACCTGACGCCAGGTAGTGCCGATCTCCGCATAGACGTTGCTGCTCGGTGGAATCTCGTTGTCTTGAAGCGAGCGGATGAGCGTGTCAATGCCGCGCGTCGAATTGCGATTGTAGGGGCCTTCGCGCGAGCCGATTTCAAATCCCGAATGATAGATGATGAAGGTCACATCAGGGAACATTTTGGCAACGACGCCGACATCGCGGCAGGTGCCAAAGGGCGAGTTGCCAGACAGTCCCTTGTGAATGCAGATGATCTTGACGCCCAGCTCACGGGCTTTTTGAATGAAGGGAATGCCCACCACCGGGTCATCAAGATACCAAGGCGCAGTATTGGCGCCAAAGTGCGTGTAGCACTTCCATGCCTTAATCTGGTACTGTTCGACCAGGCGTTGCATGTTGTCCAGTTGCGCTTGTCGTGGCTGGTAGTTGGGCACGACAATGCCGTGAATCTGCAATCGCGGTGAGTTGTACATCATCTGAACAAGCTCGCGCGTGGCAGCCGCTTCTGCGGTTGAGAGCGGGTCTTGTCCGGGATTGGCGGGCACCTGGCTCAACACCGCAATATCAGTGTCGCTGTCCATGAAGATTTCTTTGATGTAGTGGTGCACGTTGAAGCAGTCAACAGGGTTTGGCTCGCCGCAGTTGCGTTGTGTGAAGAACGCATTATTGACGAATGTGCTGCTGGGGTTGGCCGGGTTGACGTGATGCGTTTGCACGTCGAAGATGAATTCATCTTTGGCGAAGCGACTGGCCGCCGCGTCCAGATCGAGTTCCATCGCGGGATGGACATCGAAGTAACCGCCCGCATTGCCGTTTCGCGCCAACACCTGGTTCATGCAGAGCAAGGTTGTGGCCGTGCCGGCAGCCGACATCAAGAATTGTCGGCGCGAGAGTCCGAGCCGTCGCGCGTTTTCCTCAGCGCGCCTCATGGCCAGCGTCTTGACGAACTCGATCTGCGGTGTGAGCGGATAAGGCTCAAATTCGCCGTTGCTGGTTGAATCGAGCTTAATCGGCAGTCGAGGCTCAATCTCCGGTTGCGATTTTTTGACGCCCACCACATGGGCTGCATATTTCTTCATAGGTCCCTCCGATGTTTCTTTCGGGCATGGGCATTGATCAAAACAATCACGATGAGAGGCCGCCCGCGCCAGCGTCATCACGATTCTTCATATCAGCGCCAGAGTTCCTGTCATGGTTGACCGGGCGCTATGCAATCTACGTTAAGAACCGTCACCCGTCAAGTCGCTGACGCAGCCGACGCATGATCACTTCGACGACCGCGTGTGGGGAAACGTCATGCGTCTGGACATGGATCATGGCTTGCGCGTAGCTGGATTGGCGGCTCTCCCACAATGCGCGCAACTGCTCGCGCGATTGGTACAACGGCCGGTCCCGTGTTCCTTCGAGCCGTTTCACGATGATCTCAAACGGACAATCCAACCATACCGACACGCCATGCGCGTGAATGGTCTCCTGATTGGCTTGGCTGACGAAGGCGCCGCCGCCCACGCTGACCACAGCGCGGCCCTGGCACGCAATTTCGTTGAGCAGCTTGCTTTCGATCAATCGAAATGCCGCTTCGCCATCTTCGCTGAAAATTTGGCGGATGGATTTGCCGGCATGCTGCGCGATTTGTTCATCCAAATCAATGAAGCGGCAACCGAGTCGTTCGGCCAGCAGGCGGCCCACTGTGGTTTTGCCGCTGCCCATGAAACCAACCAGAAAGATCGAACCTGAAGCCAAGAGAGTCATCGTTGAGCAATCTGTTCAAGCGCCGAGAAGAAAGTGGGAAATGAAACGGCGACGACATCGCTGGCATCCACCTGCGTGCGCCCACGGGCGACCAACCCGGCGATGGCAAAGGCCATGGCGATGCGATGATCGCCGTAAGCGTCAATCTGTGCGCCATGCAGTGGCTGCGGTCCGGGAATATGCAAGCCGTCATCAAACTCTTCAACGTCGGCGCCCATTCGTCGCAGGTTCTCTGTGAGAGCGCGGAGCCGGTCGCTCTCTTTGACGCGCAGTTCGCCAGCCTCGCGGATGGTTAATCCGCCTTCCATCTGTGTGGCCATGACGGCCAGAATTGGAATCTCATCAATCAACGCTGCGATGAGCTCGCCGCCGATCACATTCGGCGATGCCGGCCGCAAGTGGCTTGACCGAACAACCAGATCGGCGACCGGCTCGCCGTGCCACTGCCGCACATTCTCAAGCTCGATCGAGGCGCCCATTCGCCGGAGCAGATCAATGAAACCGGTTCGCGTTGGATTGATGCCAACGTTGCTGATGCAAAGCATGGAATCGGGCAGCATCAGCGCAGCAGCAATGAAAAACGCCGCCGAGGAGAGGTCGCCTGGGATACGAACCTCACACGCGCGCAAGCGAGCCGGGCCGGATACGGAGATTGCATGGTTGCTTAGAGCCACCGGCACGCCAAAATGAGTCAGCATGAGTTCCGTATGATTGCGCGTGGACACCGGCTCGACAACGGTTGTTGTGCCGGCGGCCAGCAGTCCGGCCAGCAAGATACAGGATTTGACTTGTGCGCTGGCCACCGGCAGGTGATAGGTAATTGGTTGAAGCGCTCCGCCGTGAATGTGAAGAGGCGCAAAGCGGCCATCGCGCGCCGTGATGACCGCGCCCATCTGGGTGAGCGGCTCGATAATGCGTTGCATCGGCCGGCGTTGAAGCGACTGATCGCCGGTGATCCAACTGTCGAATCGTTGACCGGCCAACAGACCGGCCAGCAGCCGGATCGTTGTGCCGGAGTTGCCGGCATCGAGCATCGTCTGCGGCGCGCTCCATCCGGTTAGACCTCGCCCGACAATACTTACCTCTGCGCCCCTCTGTTCGATGGCGACACCTAACGCCTCAAGACAGGCCAGCGTCCGTTGACAATCATCTGCCGGACTGTAGTTGAGCAAGCGTGACCGCCCATCAGCCACCGCCGCCAGCATAGCAGCGCGATGCGAAATAGACTTATCGCCGGGAATGGCGATCATTCCATGAACGCGTCGTACCGGATCAATCGTCTTGCTTGACATGAGCGAGCGGGCTATGTTACACCAAACCGTGCGGAGCATGCGAGCAAAATGAACCAGGGAATCCAAGCGCCAGATGCAGGAGCAGAAAACGACCGTAGGTTTGACCATCGCCAGTGACTTCGAGTTTGTCGAACTGGCCGAACTGGTGGCAACCAATCTTGCCAAGCTGATTGAATTTGATGAGGACGCTTCCACCTGGATTGGGATGGCTGTGCGTGAAGCAGTCATCAATGCCATCCGACACGGCAACAAACAAGACCCGAACAAGCGTGTTGATCTGCGGTTCTCACTCAACAACGACACGATCACCGTCGAAGTGATTGACGAAGGTGAAGGCTTTGATCTGCGACTCGTGCCTGATCCGTTGGACCCGGAAAACCTCTTGAAACCATCCGGTCGAGGCATCTTTTACATGCGTTCATTCATGGATCGTGTCGAATTTTCTCATCCTCCCGGCGGCGGCACCGTGGTCAGTATGAGCAGACGGAAACATTCCCAAGGAGAGGTGACCAGCCATGCTAACGATTAGTCAACGACAGGTCGGTTCGATTACCATTGTAGACCTCAACGGGAAGATCACCATCAGCGAAGGCAGCGCCCAGTTCCGCGAGGCGATTCGCCAATTGGTCGAGCAGGAGAAGCCTCGGCTGGTGCTGAATTTTGCCGGCGTCACCTACGTGGATAGTTCAGGCGTCGGCGAATTGGTCAGCACCTACACGGCCATCAGTAAGCAACATGGCCAACTCCGCTTGCTGCACGTGCCGCCGCGCATCAAAGAATTGTTGCGCATTACCAAGTTGCTTTCAGTATTTGAACTGTTCGACGATGAAGCAGCCGCGCTCCAGAGCTTTCGCTAGCGGTTGTTGCCTGTGATGCAGTAGTATGAAGCGTATCATTTGCGCCATCCTGATTGGTTCCTTCGGCGTGTGTGCGCTGCCGGTTGGCCGAGCCGCTCAGACGGTCAAGCCAGCGTCGCCGCCAACTCAACCAGCCGTCTACGGCGTGCAGCCTGAAACGGTCAACGTGTTTGTCCAATATGACGAGCGGCTGTTCGTTGTTATGGCCGCGCTCGGTGCGGCCGGTTATGAGGCTGGCAGCAGCGGCTCGGCCGTATCGCCAATACGCCAACGCCTGCGTGAGCATCTGGCCAAGCTTGATCCGGCTCTTCGTGCTCAACTGACGACAGGTTATAGAAACATCGTTGGCGCTGCCGCCTCAACGGGGCCTGCCGGCGTGAGCGGATTTGTTGGCCTCAGTCTGGCGTTGTCCCCGCCTCCGGCGCTGGCCTTCTCGCCACGTCGTCAAGCGTTCCCGGCCGATGTATCCGAAGCGGCGCGGCTGTTGCCGTTGATCCGAGAATTCTACGCTCGTTCGGGTGTCTCCAAACTGATTGAGCCGAGCTTGACCTCCATGCAGGAGCAACTGACTGCTGCGCGTCAGGCTGTCTCCGTGGTGCTTTATCAGGTTCTCAATTATCTGCACACAGAGCCGATTCTCTCGCTGGTTCGACGCTCATCCAGTTCGCGTCCTGCTGACGCGCCAACAAAACCGCGCCTGCGCACACGGCGACTCTACGTCATCATCAATCCGCTGGACGAGACCGATTCGGCCTACGTGCGCAATGACATTTTGAACGGCGCCGACGCCGATGTGGATCGCTTGCCCGGCGACGATTATTTTGT
The sequence above is a segment of the Blastocatellia bacterium genome. Coding sequences within it:
- the aroA gene encoding 3-phosphoshikimate 1-carboxyvinyltransferase, with amino-acid sequence MSSKTIDPVRRVHGMIAIPGDKSISHRAAMLAAVADGRSRLLNYSPADDCQRTLACLEALGVAIEQRGAEVSIVGRGLTGWSAPQTMLDAGNSGTTIRLLAGLLAGQRFDSWITGDQSLQRRPMQRIIEPLTQMGAVITARDGRFAPLHIHGGALQPITYHLPVASAQVKSCILLAGLLAAGTTTVVEPVSTRNHTELMLTHFGVPVALSNHAISVSGPARLRACEVRIPGDLSSAAFFIAAALMLPDSMLCISNVGINPTRTGFIDLLRRMGASIELENVRQWHGEPVADLVVRSSHLRPASPNVIGGELIAALIDEIPILAVMATQMEGGLTIREAGELRVKESDRLRALTENLRRMGADVEEFDDGLHIPGPQPLHGAQIDAYGDHRIAMAFAIAGLVARGRTQVDASDVVAVSFPTFFSALEQIAQR
- a CDS encoding STAS domain-containing protein, which gives rise to MLTISQRQVGSITIVDLNGKITISEGSAQFREAIRQLVEQEKPRLVLNFAGVTYVDSSGVGELVSTYTAISKQHGQLRLLHVPPRIKELLRITKLLSVFELFDDEAAALQSFR
- a CDS encoding ATP-binding protein, translating into MQEQKTTVGLTIASDFEFVELAELVATNLAKLIEFDEDASTWIGMAVREAVINAIRHGNKQDPNKRVDLRFSLNNDTITVEVIDEGEGFDLRLVPDPLDPENLLKPSGRGIFYMRSFMDRVEFSHPPGGGTVVSMSRRKHSQGEVTSHAND
- a CDS encoding shikimate kinase produces the protein MTLLASGSIFLVGFMGSGKTTVGRLLAERLGCRFIDLDEQIAQHAGKSIRQIFSEDGEAAFRLIESKLLNEIACQGRAVVSVGGGAFVSQANQETIHAHGVSVWLDCPFEIIVKRLEGTRDRPLYQSREQLRALWESRQSSYAQAMIHVQTHDVSPHAVVEVIMRRLRQRLDG
- a CDS encoding PPC domain-containing protein, with translation MRSVGIVITCVILLGSLLLMPPARPAVAQSSASFIALVAAGRGGSMPGSGDITMVRVGPNEIRIIGTIFTTGTTTELAVSPTGTYALALSPRERLASVITALDTAQPRETRLFTTGSGPNAVAITPDGTRAVILNGQENPPTATIFEGLPDAPRQRGTSLPIPGATLGTELDIAMFDSGNSVAISTGCGGLIFLDGISTGTPTFRPSSPFTMVGCIQGLDLAAGDTSVLTASRLSAMFAVLRVSGAQPGGTLALVDRTPMQSSTISNLRLSPDGTTIVVPGFQGIYVYRLTEMGILPIKLVTISPQLRHAQQGGVAISPDSRIALVVSLDSQEQTRLSVVSDLLSDDPQETAQLNPSPMINTLRGAQQSIAFLPQAAPMAFVREQEPNDSIVQSNLVIPNVTILGAFDVNGDADYFSFDAKAQDRVTIETRAQRLSPASLADTTLTLFDGNGVRLAENDDHGNSLDSRLEFTIPTTGRYVFRVGESRNKGGSNFNYEVDVRLSAK
- a CDS encoding amidohydrolase, with translation MKKYAAHVVGVKKSQPEIEPRLPIKLDSTSNGEFEPYPLTPQIEFVKTLAMRRAEENARRLGLSRRQFLMSAAGTATTLLCMNQVLARNGNAGGYFDVHPAMELDLDAAASRFAKDEFIFDVQTHHVNPANPSSTFVNNAFFTQRNCGEPNPVDCFNVHHYIKEIFMDSDTDIAVLSQVPANPGQDPLSTAEAAATRELVQMMYNSPRLQIHGIVVPNYQPRQAQLDNMQRLVEQYQIKAWKCYTHFGANTAPWYLDDPVVGIPFIQKARELGVKIICIHKGLSGNSPFGTCRDVGVVAKMFPDVTFIIYHSGFEIGSREGPYNRNSTRGIDTLIRSLQDNEIPPSSNVYAEIGTTWRQVMGNPTVAAHVIGKLLKYVGQDRVLWGTDSIWYGSPQDQINAFRAFQISTEFQERFGYPALTPELKAKIFGLNATVPYGINPPEAKKQIARDEIQRRRVEYQNDPQPSFATYGPRTRREFLNFLRTHGSMPG